A stretch of the Haloarcula ordinaria genome encodes the following:
- a CDS encoding DUF2237 family protein, with the protein MESEANVLGGELAACSTDPMTGFMRDGYCYPVARDPGRHEICAVLTDEFLQFSKAQGNDLVTPRPELNFPGLDPGDAWCLCVPRWVEAHEAGVAPPVVLEATSEDVLDDVPLETLEGYAYDDAEE; encoded by the coding sequence ATGGAGAGCGAAGCCAACGTCCTCGGCGGCGAACTCGCGGCCTGTTCGACCGACCCGATGACGGGGTTCATGCGCGACGGCTACTGCTACCCGGTGGCCCGAGACCCGGGCCGTCACGAGATCTGTGCCGTGCTGACCGACGAGTTCCTCCAGTTCAGCAAGGCGCAGGGCAACGACCTGGTGACGCCGCGGCCGGAACTGAACTTCCCGGGCCTGGACCCGGGCGACGCCTGGTGTCTCTGCGTGCCCCGATGGGTCGAAGCCCACGAGGCGGGCGTCGCCCCGCCGGTCGTGCTGGAAGCGACCAGTGAGGACGTCCTCGATGACGTCCCGCTCGAGACGCTGGAGGGGTACGCGTACGACGACGCCGAGGAATGA
- the purF gene encoding amidophosphoribosyltransferase, with amino-acid sequence MHEKCGVVGISLEERSAARPLYYSLYALQHRGQESAGIVTHDGFQQHSHVEMGLVGDAFSPGDLESLNGSNGIGHVRYPTAGSVNACCAQPFSVSFKSGSLGLSHNGNLVNADEIGDELAELGHAFTSDGDTEVIAHDLARNLLEEDLVRAVKRTMNRIHGSYSLTIMHDETVLGVRDPEGNRPLCIGELDDGYVIASESAAIDTLDGELVRDVEPGELVVLYPDGTGFDTYQLVERERTANCFFEHVYFARPDSTIDENLVYEVRRELGRKLWQESGVESDVVLPVPDSGRAFASGYAEAAQDDGSDIEFAEGLMKNRYVGRTFIMPTQGERERAVRLKLNPIKSTIEGKSVTIIDDSIVRGTTSTQLISLLKDAGAEEVHVRIGSPPIVSPCYMGIDMASREELIAAGQSVEDIRDEIEADSLSYLSIDAIAAALGESRADLCLGCVTGEYPYDIEGETTDRDVVRPEIGGNPTPADD; translated from the coding sequence ATGCACGAAAAGTGCGGCGTCGTCGGTATCTCCCTCGAAGAGCGTAGCGCCGCCCGCCCCCTCTACTACTCACTGTACGCCCTCCAGCACCGCGGCCAGGAATCGGCCGGTATCGTCACCCACGACGGCTTCCAGCAGCACAGCCACGTCGAGATGGGTCTCGTCGGTGACGCCTTCTCGCCCGGGGACCTCGAGTCGCTCAACGGGTCGAACGGCATCGGCCACGTCCGCTACCCGACCGCGGGTAGCGTCAACGCCTGCTGTGCCCAGCCGTTTTCGGTCTCGTTCAAGTCCGGGTCGCTCGGGCTCTCGCACAACGGCAACCTCGTCAACGCCGACGAGATCGGCGACGAACTGGCGGAACTCGGTCACGCCTTCACCTCCGACGGTGACACCGAGGTCATCGCCCACGACCTCGCGCGGAACCTGCTGGAGGAGGACCTCGTCCGTGCGGTCAAGCGGACGATGAACCGTATCCACGGCTCGTACTCGCTGACCATCATGCACGACGAGACCGTGCTGGGCGTGCGGGACCCCGAAGGCAACCGCCCGCTGTGTATCGGCGAGCTCGACGACGGCTACGTCATCGCGTCCGAGTCGGCGGCAATCGATACGCTCGACGGCGAACTCGTCCGGGACGTCGAACCCGGCGAACTGGTGGTGCTCTACCCCGACGGCACGGGCTTCGACACCTACCAGCTCGTCGAGCGCGAGCGGACGGCCAACTGCTTCTTCGAGCACGTCTACTTCGCGCGCCCCGACTCGACTATCGACGAGAACCTGGTCTACGAGGTGCGGCGCGAACTCGGCCGGAAACTGTGGCAGGAGTCGGGCGTCGAGTCCGACGTCGTCCTGCCGGTGCCCGACTCCGGGCGCGCGTTCGCCTCGGGGTACGCCGAGGCCGCACAGGACGACGGCTCGGACATCGAGTTCGCCGAGGGGCTGATGAAAAACCGGTACGTCGGCCGGACGTTCATCATGCCCACGCAGGGCGAACGCGAGCGTGCGGTCCGGTTGAAACTGAACCCCATCAAGTCCACCATCGAGGGCAAGTCGGTCACGATCATCGACGACTCCATCGTCCGCGGGACCACCTCGACACAGCTCATCTCGCTGCTGAAAGACGCCGGCGCGGAAGAGGTCCACGTCCGGATCGGGTCGCCGCCCATCGTCTCGCCGTGTTACATGGGCATCGACATGGCATCTCGCGAGGAGCTCATCGCGGCCGGGCAGTCCGTCGAGGACATCCGCGACGAAATCGAGGCCGACTCCTTGTCGTACCTCTCTATCGACGCCATCGCGGCGGCGCTGGGCGAGAGCCGCGCCGACCTCTGTCTCGGCTGTGTCACGGGCGAGTACCCTTACGACATCGAGGGCGAGACCACGGACCGAGACGTCGTCCGACCGGAGATCGGCGGCAACCCGACGCCGGCGGACGACTGA
- a CDS encoding 50S ribosomal protein L37e: protein MTGAGTPSQGKKNTKTHTKCRRCGEKSYHRKKKVCSSCGFGKSAKRRGYEWQSKAGE, encoded by the coding sequence ATGACTGGTGCAGGAACTCCGAGCCAGGGGAAAAAGAACACCAAGACACACACCAAATGTCGACGGTGTGGCGAAAAGTCCTATCACAGAAAAAAGAAGGTTTGTTCGTCGTGCGGCTTCGGCAAGTCGGCGAAACGACGCGGCTACGAATGGCAGTCAAAGGCCGGCGAGTAA
- a CDS encoding LSM domain-containing protein: protein MSGRPLDVLEASLGEEVTVQLKGGEIFEGELTGYDQHMNLVIEDEDTTIIRGDNVVSINP, encoded by the coding sequence ATGAGTGGACGACCGCTTGACGTACTCGAAGCGTCGCTGGGCGAAGAGGTCACCGTGCAGCTGAAAGGCGGCGAGATATTCGAGGGGGAGCTGACCGGCTACGACCAGCACATGAACCTCGTCATCGAGGACGAAGACACAACGATTATACGCGGGGATAACGTCGTTTCGATTAATCCATGA